One part of the Triplophysa rosa linkage group LG5, Trosa_1v2, whole genome shotgun sequence genome encodes these proteins:
- the LOC130554081 gene encoding uncharacterized protein LOC130554081 gives MILYLFKGNVDADVLTAFFTEKHVSAGENVTLSCNYTGYVNNLQWYRQYPRSKPQFLVLHTELSGQSEFGLYAAADKEVKRMDLSIFSTQVTDSVYYCALKPTVTRNKHAVEKPAHSRHHTRLHRSDANVNPIRPDNTSVCITEGHNITLSCTYDGSAKSLHWYRQTSGSTPQFLVLIMESSKYITKSTPPQAHMSISLHDKHVYLEISSVKVTDSDLYYCALQPTKPGSNLEFLLMIDEASEYVTEANPPHLRLSIKLHKAKKRVTLEISSAAVRDSAVYYCALRPTVTGNTCTLYKNLQNLHVTIPLQYTELQINCFLFCDAVLSFSFQCHTGLPHKEWTAHQTSPI, from the exons ATGATTCTTTATCTTTTTAAAG ggaATGTTGATGCAGATGTGTTGACGGCATTCTTCACAGAGAAACATGTTTCGGCAGGCGAAAACGTGACACTGTCCTGCAACTACACTGGCTATGTAAATAATCTACAGTGGTACCGTCAGTATCCCAGATCCAAACCTCAGTTTCTCGTTCTTCACACTGAGCTCAGTGGTCAGTCAGAGTTTGGTCTGTACGCCGCGGCTGATAAAGAAGTTAAACGTATGGATCTGAGTATCTTCTCTACACAAgtgacagattcagtgtattaCTGCGCCCTGAAACCCACAGTGACAAGAAACAAACACGCTGTAGAAAAACCTGCCCACAGCCGACATCACACACGTTTGCACAGAA GTGATGCTAATGTGAATCCTATCAGACCAGACAACACATCTGTGTGTATAACTGAAGGACACAACATCACTCTGTCCTGTACATATGATGGATCAGCTAAAAGTCTTCACTGGTACAGGCAGACGTCTGGATCAACACCACAGTTTCTAGTGCTTATTATGGAGTCCTCTAAATATATCACCAAATCTACTCCACCACAAGCACACATGAGCATCAGTCTTCATGATAAACATGTGTATCTGGAGATCTCCTCTGTTAAAGTCACAGACTCTGATCTGTATTACTGCGCCCTGCAGCCCACa AAACCTGGATCCAATCTGGAGTTTCTACTAATGATTGATGAAGCTTCTGAATATGTGACAGAAGCCAATCCACCTCATCTGCGTCTGTCAATCAAACTTCATAAAGCAAAGAAACGTGTTACACTTGAAATATCTTCCGCAGCAGTGAGAGATTCTGCGGTGTATTATTGTGCTCTGAGGCCCACAGTAACAGGAAACACATGTACACTGTACAAAAACCTACAAAACCTCCATGTAACAATTCCTTTGCAATATACAGAATTGCAAATAAActgctttttattttgtgatgctgtcttgagtttttcttttcagTGTCATACTGGCCTCCCTCATAAGGAGTGGACTGCGCATCAGACATCACCAATCTAG